The genomic DNA AAACAACTCCTGGTGCAATATGATAGCTTAAACCTGTTGTAAAATCATTTCTGTTATAAGCATCATTTTGTTGTAAAGCGCCTTCTGTACCTGCATGTGTATCGTATTGTTCGTATCTTGCAAAAGCGAATAAACGCTGTGCTTTATTTTGTGGTAATAAATTATAAGCTGCCTCTACGTACCACCCTTGCAGTGTACTTCCTAAACCTTCATTTGGCTCTGTGGCTAAATCATAATATAAATTATTGTAATCTTCTGTATCGCTAAGACTTGCGTGAATAAATTGTCCACGAGCAGTAAAACGTTGGTAAGCATAACGAGCATCAACACCAATCATAGAAATTCCTATATCAGATCCGTCTATCATGTCAACATCATCTTCAGCTTGTGTACGACCAAAATAACCAGATAGCCCTAATCGTAAGCCTGGAAGTCCGTAATAGTCCAGTTTAGCAGATAAATTAGGAGAATTTATAGTCGACTTAATTCCTTTTTGTCTTCCATTTCTTAATCCACTGCTTCCTCCTAGTAATTTTGTACCATTAACAGATTGAAATCCATTAAAAACATAAGCTTGGTAACCTAGGGAGATTTCATTAAATCTACCTGTAACACCAACCCCAATTTCACGCCAAGTAGTTGGGACAATGGCATTATCTACAGCTGGTCTTTCTACACCATTAAATGTAGTTGGTTCATGAAATTCATTTACAATACCCATAGGTACTAGCATTAAACCACCACGTAAACTTACATTAGGTGCTACAGCATAATTTACAAAAGCTTGTTCTACAAATACTTCTTCTACATGCTCGAATTCTACTTCTGTTACAAACTGTGTCTTATCATTAAACTTATATCCAAAAAGCAATACTAAACGTTGTACATCTAATTCACCATTATCAGCTTCAGGTTGATTATATGTTAGTTCTCCATAAGCACCAACAGTAACAGCTTTTCCATAATTACCAGAAAGTATACGCTGCGCTGCATTCAATTGTTTTTGAGGGTTAAATGTAATAGTATCTTGTGCCGTTTGAGCGTAAGTAGCAGATGCTATTAAAATTGTAAATAGTAGGGTTAATTTTTTCATCTTTTAGATTAAATTGTTATTCTTATTTAGACTTATTATAAATAAATATCGTTTTGAAGTTGCAAATATAAAACTCATAATTAATTACGCAAAGTTTATTTAGATTAAATTTAAATAAACTTTTAAACAACAACTTAAAACACTGTATTTCAGTTAATTAAATTATCTTAAAAAATTAATGATAGAAATTAAATACCTTGGAAGCTTCGTTATAAGCACTCTCAAAACTGAGCGCATTTAAACTATTATTTTTATTAGAAGTGAAATATGACAACAACTTTTCGGTAGGCATATTACCTGTTAATTCATCTTTGGCCATAGGACATCCTCCAAACCCCTGAATAGCGCCATCAAAACGTTTACAACCTGCTTTGTAAGCTGCATCAACTTTTTCAAACCATGTGCTTGGTGTTGTATGCAAATGGGCTCCAAATTCAATATTCGGATATTGAAGTATCAAGTTTGAAAATAGATAGCTTATACTTTCCGAATTAGAACTTCCTATGGTATCACTTAAAGATAAAATCTTTACTCCCATCTTTGAAAGTTTTTCGGTCCACTCCCCCACTATATCTACATTCCAAGGGTCCCCATAAGGATTACCAAATCCCATAGATATGTAAACGACCACTTCCTTACCAGACTTATTAGCAATTTCTAATATTTTTGAGAGCGTTACAATAGATTCAGCTATCGTTTTATGAGTATTACGCATTTGAAAGTTTTCTGATATCGAAAACGGATAGCCCAAATAATCTATTTCTGAATGTTTACATGCATCATCTGCTCCTCTTGTATTTGCTATAATAGCAAGTAACTTGCTAGTTGTTTTAGATAAATCAAGTTTTGATAGCACCTCAGCAGTATCAATCATTTGCGGAATCGCCTTAGGTGATACAAAACTACCAAAGTCAATCGTATCAAAACCAACCCGTAAAAGCGATTGAATGTATTGGACTTTACTCTCAGTAGGAATAAAATCTTTAATACCCTGCATGGCATCTCTTGGGCATTCAATAATCTTTACTTTGTTTTGCATTTAGTCAAAAAATAGGAGGATAAAAATACTATTATTTTAATGAATCAGTAATTATGTTTTTTAAGAAATAAAAAAATGTAAGGTTTAGTATAAATAACCGACACTATATTTAATTACTAAAAAACCGTATCATGAAAAAAATTACTTTTCCTTGTTTTTTTGTTTTTTTTATTTCTTTGACTTCCTTTAGTCAAAGTACAGCTAATTATACGGTTGTTTTTGAAAGTATTTGGGAATCTGTTGCTAATAATTCAACTGAAGGTCAAAGTACAATTGGTTTACCTGGTTCAGCCCATTGGTCACCTCTAGTTGGTGCTACACATAAAACTGCTAATACTTTTTTAATGATGGGAGCAGCAGCTTCACCCGGTATTGAATCGGTTGCTGAAACCGGAGGTACAGGTACTTTTAAATCTGAAGTTAATAATAACGCTGATGCAGATAAATTTATTGATGGTGGCGGACTTGGTAGTGGCAAAGGAACTATTACGATAAATAGTCTGGACGTTAATGAAGATTATCCTTTGGTTACTTTAGCTTCAATGATAGCTCCCAGCCCTGATTGGTTTATAGCTGTTAATGGTATAAACTTAAGATCAGGAAATAATAGCATAAATAATGGCTGGAAAGATACATTTTCAATAGATTTGTTTCCTTAT from Flavivirga abyssicola includes the following:
- a CDS encoding hydroxymethylglutaryl-CoA lyase, producing MQNKVKIIECPRDAMQGIKDFIPTESKVQYIQSLLRVGFDTIDFGSFVSPKAIPQMIDTAEVLSKLDLSKTTSKLLAIIANTRGADDACKHSEIDYLGYPFSISENFQMRNTHKTIAESIVTLSKILEIANKSGKEVVVYISMGFGNPYGDPWNVDIVGEWTEKLSKMGVKILSLSDTIGSSNSESISYLFSNLILQYPNIEFGAHLHTTPSTWFEKVDAAYKAGCKRFDGAIQGFGGCPMAKDELTGNMPTEKLLSYFTSNKNNSLNALSFESAYNEASKVFNFYH
- a CDS encoding T9SS type A sorting domain-containing protein produces the protein MKKITFPCFFVFFISLTSFSQSTANYTVVFESIWESVANNSTEGQSTIGLPGSAHWSPLVGATHKTANTFLMMGAAASPGIESVAETGGTGTFKSEVNNNADADKFIDGGGLGSGKGTITINSLDVNEDYPLVTLASMIAPSPDWFIAVNGINLRSGNNSINNGWKDTFSIDLFPYDAGTEDGSGYSLDNADSNPIGVITSRSNTTPFNEKKIGTLTFTYNSSTLSTRTVNNIDAVKIFPNPTNGRITLSNIQDIELNSIKIYNVLGKLVKQIEIAKGLSKLNTNLSNLNKGIYLLNLEAIDGTNRSQKLVIN